CTCTCATGACGCGGTTCTGAAGGTACCCGACTGGGTTATTTATCATCTCACCAGGAGGAGGGTGGCTGGAAGGTTCCCTCGTATTGATCACTTCAGGCCCGATCCCGATTTAGAAAAGAATAACCGGGCAGCACTCAATGATTACAAAAAAAGTGGCTATGATAGAGGACACATGGCCCCGGCTGGATCGATGAAATGGAATGCCCGGGCTATGGACGAGAGCTTTCTGCTCTCTAATATTGTCCCTCAAGTTGGGGTAGGGTTTAATCGTGGGATCTGGAAAGCCCTAGAAGAGCGGGTCCGTAAATGGACTGCCGAACGAGGAGAACTGTATATCATCACTGGACCGATCTTTGAGGGACCAAAAAGAACCATCGGAAAAAACAAAGTTGCTGTTCCCTCACATTTCTTCAAGATCATTTTTGATCCGATCCGGGTTGAGGTGATCGCTTTCGTCCTGAGAAACAAGAAGCTCAAGACGAGCGACCTTCCGAAATTCATCACTACCGTCGATGAAGTAGAAAGCCTCACTGGCCTCGATTTCCTCTCAGAGATTGAAGATAGTATTGAGACCGTTCTTGAAGGAACGAAGCAACCGGGATTTTGGTAAGGAGATCAATATGGCAGAAAACCTCGATCCAAAAGAAGTGGCTTCATTTGAAGAATTAATGATGAGCAATATATTCTTTCAAGAGGCGATAATGAACCTTCTGGATGCGAAGGGGATCCTGAAAAAGGAGGAAGTTCTGGAAGAGATCAAAAGGTTGAGGGCTACCCTCCCGAGAGGCAAGTAAGAGGGGTTTATAGGCACGGGCCAGGTGGGGAAGGGGTCGGATACATGGGAAATAGCTACCGCTTTTTAGATGATACCTTGAAGCCTGAAACAAGGGAACGTTGTAAACAACATATCGATGAGTCGATAAGAGATCAGGCCATAAGTTGCCACTGCGATGACCTCAAAGTAATTGTCAACTTCAATGATCCAACCAAAGTGAGTTGTGCCGCGATGGTGAGATGTGGATGCGGACACCTCAAATCCGTGACGTTCCATTTCTCGTTGGCTTAGAGGAGAGAACAAACATCACTTTTCCCCTGAAAGTGTGAATTGAAAAATATTTCTGAAAGGTGTAGATTTTAACCAGAAATCGACAAAGGCA
This DNA window, taken from Candidatus Manganitrophaceae bacterium, encodes the following:
- a CDS encoding DNA/RNA non-specific endonuclease, whose product is MRRRCLIILLVLLLSPSPTLAHRGRLDSFGCHNNRKAGIYECHKGQFSGRSFASKSEMLRTLPSLNEPLKPGVPPPPPSPTIETGLSDCEHLKYGAPSNGPVLLCRLGYALSHDAVLKVPDWVIYHLTRRRVAGRFPRIDHFRPDPDLEKNNRAALNDYKKSGYDRGHMAPAGSMKWNARAMDESFLLSNIVPQVGVGFNRGIWKALEERVRKWTAERGELYIITGPIFEGPKRTIGKNKVAVPSHFFKIIFDPIRVEVIAFVLRNKKLKTSDLPKFITTVDEVESLTGLDFLSEIEDSIETVLEGTKQPGFW